One Zeugodacus cucurbitae isolate PBARC_wt_2022May chromosome 3, idZeuCucr1.2, whole genome shotgun sequence genomic region harbors:
- the LOC105210842 gene encoding annulin isoform X1, giving the protein MGNKLSNCSFCEHFQHGSWSPAQRAKEPASSVRMMNVNVNAGVISNLAIDKTDEADDVLTVHNADLCLTENNDEHKTDHFFAAKEALIVRRGDPFRLRIHFNRSYNPTRDAISFILTVADESKPTPGHGTLVGLVPRDGIDYLGDPLEWAAGIESHEDKVLTVLIKPAVACPVTEWKLDIDTKLLNDGSKTFTIPVPIYILFNPWCPDDQVYLPDHDQRKEYVMHDTTLIWRGSYNRMRPSVWKLGQFERHVLECAIKLIGTVGRIPAAYRGDPVRVARALSAAVNSVDDDGVILGNWSEDFSGGTAPTKWVGSTEILQEFYKTQKPVKYGQCWNFSGVLTTIARTLGIPSRIVTCYSAAHDTQGSLTVDIFIDQNNKKLDAETTDSIWNYHVWNEVWMQRPDLGIGPYGAYGGWQAVDATPQEPSDSMYRVGPASVIAVKNGEILRPFDCGFVYSEVNADKVYWRYNGPYQPIKLLRKDTLAIGHLISTKAVLKWEREDITATYKYEEKTDEERNIMLKALKQSGHAFSRYYLNDNFNDVEFDMSLKDDIKIGESFTVIVKITNKSKDDTHVASGQLNCDAVLYTGTNAEEVKSLPFELELKPEMSEFVRMEVQFDEYFKKLTSQAAFNISCAAKVKGTDYEYYAQDDFRVRKPDIKFTFQGKIVSQQPVDVIVRLTNPLPIPLKKGMFYIEGPGIEKALRFKIAEIPVGGTAASTFKYVPPYAGRGTLLAKFNCKELDDVDGYTHYEIEPRPEDIINNGTHISHNIIRRRTDVIA; this is encoded by the exons ACGAAGCCGATGACGTACTCACCGTACACAACGCTGATCTCTGCCTGACCGAGAACAATGACGAACACAAAACAGATCACTTCTTCGCCGCGAAAGAGGCGTTAATTGTGCGACGCGGTGATCCATTTCGTTTGCGTATACATTTCAATCGCTCATATAATCCCACACGTGATGCCATCAGTTTTATATTAACCGTTGCCGATGAAAGCAAACCCACTCCGGGACATGGCACATTGGTGGGTCTGGTGCCGCGTGATGGCATAGACTACCTAGGCGATCCACTGGAGTGGGCTGCTGGCATTGAGTCGCATGAGGACAAAGTGCTAACGGTGCTTATAAAACCAGCTGTCGCTTGTCCGGTGACCGAATGGAAATTAGATATTGATACGAAATTACTAAATGATGGCTCAAAGACCTTCACCATACCCGTGCCGATTTACATACTCTTCAATCCATGGTGTCCGGACGATCAAGTCTATTTGCCGGATCATGATCAACGCAAGGAATATGTTATGCATGATACGACGCTCATTTGGCGTGGCTCATACAATCGTATGCGTCCATCTGTGTGGAAGTTGGGACAATTCGAGCGTCATGTGTTGGAATGTGCGATCAAATTGATTGGTACCGTGGGACGCATACCGGCCGCTTATCGTGGTGATCCAGTGCGTGTGGCGCGTGCGCTATCGGCCGCTGTCAATTCGGTGGATGATGATGGTGTTATACTGGGCAATTGGAGCGAAGATTTCTCCGGTGGCACTGCGCCCACTAAATGGGTGGGTTCCACCGAAATCTTGCAAGAATTCTATAAAACACAGAAACCAGTGAAATATGGACAATGTTGGAATTTCTCCGGTGTACTAACAACGATTGCGCGCACGCTCGGCATACCATCACGCATAGTCACGTGCTATTCGGCGGCGCATGATACGCAAGGTTCGTTAACAGTGGACATATTCATCGATCAGAACAATAAGAAATTGGATGCGGAAACCACGGACTCCATATGGAATTATCACGTTTGGAATGAGGTGTGGATGCAACGTCCCGACTTGGGTATCGGACCATATGGCGCTTATGGCGGTTGGCAGGCAGTGGATGCCACACCACAAGAGCCCTCCGACAGTATGTACCGTGTGGGACCGGCATCTGTGATCGCGGTTAAAAACGGCGAAATCTTGCGCCCATTCGACTGTGGCTTCGTTTATTCGGAAGTGAACGCCGACAAGGTATATTGGCGTTATAATGGACCATATCAACCCATTAAGCTGTTGCGTAAGGATACACTGGCGATTGGACATTTGATCAGCACGAAAGCGGTGCTCAAATGGGAACGTGAAGACATCACAGCCACATACAAGTATGAAGAGAAGACTGATGAGGAACGCAACATAATGCTGAAGGCATTGAAGCAATCCGGTCATGCTTTCAGCCGTTATTACTTAAACGACAATTTCAACGATGTCGAATTCGATATGTCGCTGAAGGATGATATAAAGATCGGTGAGAGTTTTACAGTTATTGTAAAGATTACAAACAAATCCAAAGACGACACGCACGTGGCGAGTGGTCAGCTAAACTGCGATGCTGTGTTGTATACGGGTACCAATGCCGAGGAGGTGAAATCGTTGCCATTCGAACTCGAATTGAAGCCGGAAATGTCGGAATTCGTGCGTATGGAAGTGCAATTCGATGAATACTTTAAAAAATTGACATCACAA gcTGCTTTTAATATATCCTGTGCTGCTAAAGTGAAAGGTACCGATTATGAATATTACGCGCAAGATGATTTCCGCGTACGCAAACCGGATATCAAATTCACATTCCAAGGCAAAATAGTGTCACAGCAGCCCGTCGATGTGATTGTACGCTTAACGAATCCTCTGCCCATACCGCTTAAGAAGGGTATGTTCTATATTGAGGGACCGGGCATTGAGAAAGCATTGCGGTTTAAG ATCGCCGAAATCCCCGTGGGTGGTACCGCTGCTTCCACTTTCAAATATGTGCCACCATATGCTGGACGCGGTACATTGTTGGCCAAATTCAATTGTAAAGAACTCGACGATGTTGACGGTTATACACATTACGAAATTGAGCCCCGACCGGAGGATATTATCAATAATGGCACACATATTTCACATAACATTATAAGACGCCGTACTGATGTCATAGCTTGA
- the LOC105210889 gene encoding pancreatic triacylglycerol lipase-like produces the protein MTRVLISLIYLTAFVVTYAHVELKDEDYNKTWMYMPNGEGEMEVAYLIEPPAEHDRSEVSEFIQLEYYGSTNPDKPLTTAFSLRGGLRRRKRETWEELADRFKADMNTKILVHGWKSSSRSNSIQAIRNAYTDRGNVNVFAINWSDQADNIYYLEPARYTVQVGRAVAKLIDLLVEDKGAEPKDIHLIGHSLGAHIMGYAGSYTKYRVGRITGLDPARPAFEGSTGPENHLDVTDADFVDVIHTCAGILGFKQPIGAVDFYPNGGGAFQPGCKEPMQILTGCSHGRSCEFFAESINSKKGFLATACNTIVDANAMNCTGQRILMGDPVLPNTRGIYSVKTGDKPNFALGMDG, from the exons atgacacGCGTTCTAATAAGTCTCATATACTTAACCGCTTTTG TTGTCACATACGCTCACGTTGAGCTTAAGGACGAGGACTACAATAAAACATGGATGTATATGCCCAACGGTGAGGGCGAAATGGAAGTGGCTTACCTAATTGAACCACCAGCCGAACATGATCGCAGTGAAGTTTCCGAGTTCATACAACTTGAGTATTACGGCAG CACAAACCCGGATAAACCGTTGACAACTGCATTTTCGCTACGTGGAGGTCTACGTCGTCGCAAACGCGAGACATGGGAGGAGCTAGCCGATAGATTCAAAGCCGACATGAATACAAAGATACTGGTGCATGGGTGGAAATCGAGCTCACGCAGTAACTCCATACAAGCCATACGCAATGCGTACACCGATCGCGGCAATGTGAATGTGTTCGCTATCAATTGGAGCGATCAGGCggataatatttattatcttgAGCCTGCGCGTTATACCGTGCAAGTGGGTAGAGCGGTGGCTAAATTAATTGATCTGTTGGTGGAGGATAAAGGTGCCGAACCGAAGGACATACATTTGATAGGACATAGTTTGGGTGCGCATATTATGGGCTATGCGGGCTCGTACACCAAGTATCGCGTGGGACGTATTACGG gcTTGGATCCGGCGCGTCCCGCTTTTGAGGGCAGCACTGGACCAGAAAATCATCTGGATGTCACCGATGCCGACTTTGTGGATGTCATACACACTTGTGCGGGTATTTTGGGTTTCAAGCAGCCAATTGGCGCGGTGGATTTCTATCCAAATGGCGGTGGCGCTTTCCAACCGGGCTGCAAGGAGCCCATGCAAATATTAA CTGGCTGCAGTCACGGCCGCTCTTGTGAGTTTTTCGCAGAGTCCATTAATAGCAAGAAAGGTTTCTTGGCAACCGCCTGCAATACCATTGTGGATGCTAATGCAATGAACTGTACTGGTCAACGCATTCTAATGGGTGACCCAGTTTTGCCAAACACTCGTGGTATTTATTCAGTCAAAACAGGCGATAAACCAAATTTTGCGCTCGGTATGGATGGTTAA
- the LOC105210842 gene encoding annulin isoform X2, which produces MSSWYANIVPSWVNRWISPPRPVNPYRAIRPANENEADDVLTVHNADLCLTENNDEHKTDHFFAAKEALIVRRGDPFRLRIHFNRSYNPTRDAISFILTVADESKPTPGHGTLVGLVPRDGIDYLGDPLEWAAGIESHEDKVLTVLIKPAVACPVTEWKLDIDTKLLNDGSKTFTIPVPIYILFNPWCPDDQVYLPDHDQRKEYVMHDTTLIWRGSYNRMRPSVWKLGQFERHVLECAIKLIGTVGRIPAAYRGDPVRVARALSAAVNSVDDDGVILGNWSEDFSGGTAPTKWVGSTEILQEFYKTQKPVKYGQCWNFSGVLTTIARTLGIPSRIVTCYSAAHDTQGSLTVDIFIDQNNKKLDAETTDSIWNYHVWNEVWMQRPDLGIGPYGAYGGWQAVDATPQEPSDSMYRVGPASVIAVKNGEILRPFDCGFVYSEVNADKVYWRYNGPYQPIKLLRKDTLAIGHLISTKAVLKWEREDITATYKYEEKTDEERNIMLKALKQSGHAFSRYYLNDNFNDVEFDMSLKDDIKIGESFTVIVKITNKSKDDTHVASGQLNCDAVLYTGTNAEEVKSLPFELELKPEMSEFVRMEVQFDEYFKKLTSQAAFNISCAAKVKGTDYEYYAQDDFRVRKPDIKFTFQGKIVSQQPVDVIVRLTNPLPIPLKKGMFYIEGPGIEKALRFKIAEIPVGGTAASTFKYVPPYAGRGTLLAKFNCKELDDVDGYTHYEIEPRPEDIINNGTHISHNIIRRRTDVIA; this is translated from the exons ACGAAGCCGATGACGTACTCACCGTACACAACGCTGATCTCTGCCTGACCGAGAACAATGACGAACACAAAACAGATCACTTCTTCGCCGCGAAAGAGGCGTTAATTGTGCGACGCGGTGATCCATTTCGTTTGCGTATACATTTCAATCGCTCATATAATCCCACACGTGATGCCATCAGTTTTATATTAACCGTTGCCGATGAAAGCAAACCCACTCCGGGACATGGCACATTGGTGGGTCTGGTGCCGCGTGATGGCATAGACTACCTAGGCGATCCACTGGAGTGGGCTGCTGGCATTGAGTCGCATGAGGACAAAGTGCTAACGGTGCTTATAAAACCAGCTGTCGCTTGTCCGGTGACCGAATGGAAATTAGATATTGATACGAAATTACTAAATGATGGCTCAAAGACCTTCACCATACCCGTGCCGATTTACATACTCTTCAATCCATGGTGTCCGGACGATCAAGTCTATTTGCCGGATCATGATCAACGCAAGGAATATGTTATGCATGATACGACGCTCATTTGGCGTGGCTCATACAATCGTATGCGTCCATCTGTGTGGAAGTTGGGACAATTCGAGCGTCATGTGTTGGAATGTGCGATCAAATTGATTGGTACCGTGGGACGCATACCGGCCGCTTATCGTGGTGATCCAGTGCGTGTGGCGCGTGCGCTATCGGCCGCTGTCAATTCGGTGGATGATGATGGTGTTATACTGGGCAATTGGAGCGAAGATTTCTCCGGTGGCACTGCGCCCACTAAATGGGTGGGTTCCACCGAAATCTTGCAAGAATTCTATAAAACACAGAAACCAGTGAAATATGGACAATGTTGGAATTTCTCCGGTGTACTAACAACGATTGCGCGCACGCTCGGCATACCATCACGCATAGTCACGTGCTATTCGGCGGCGCATGATACGCAAGGTTCGTTAACAGTGGACATATTCATCGATCAGAACAATAAGAAATTGGATGCGGAAACCACGGACTCCATATGGAATTATCACGTTTGGAATGAGGTGTGGATGCAACGTCCCGACTTGGGTATCGGACCATATGGCGCTTATGGCGGTTGGCAGGCAGTGGATGCCACACCACAAGAGCCCTCCGACAGTATGTACCGTGTGGGACCGGCATCTGTGATCGCGGTTAAAAACGGCGAAATCTTGCGCCCATTCGACTGTGGCTTCGTTTATTCGGAAGTGAACGCCGACAAGGTATATTGGCGTTATAATGGACCATATCAACCCATTAAGCTGTTGCGTAAGGATACACTGGCGATTGGACATTTGATCAGCACGAAAGCGGTGCTCAAATGGGAACGTGAAGACATCACAGCCACATACAAGTATGAAGAGAAGACTGATGAGGAACGCAACATAATGCTGAAGGCATTGAAGCAATCCGGTCATGCTTTCAGCCGTTATTACTTAAACGACAATTTCAACGATGTCGAATTCGATATGTCGCTGAAGGATGATATAAAGATCGGTGAGAGTTTTACAGTTATTGTAAAGATTACAAACAAATCCAAAGACGACACGCACGTGGCGAGTGGTCAGCTAAACTGCGATGCTGTGTTGTATACGGGTACCAATGCCGAGGAGGTGAAATCGTTGCCATTCGAACTCGAATTGAAGCCGGAAATGTCGGAATTCGTGCGTATGGAAGTGCAATTCGATGAATACTTTAAAAAATTGACATCACAA gcTGCTTTTAATATATCCTGTGCTGCTAAAGTGAAAGGTACCGATTATGAATATTACGCGCAAGATGATTTCCGCGTACGCAAACCGGATATCAAATTCACATTCCAAGGCAAAATAGTGTCACAGCAGCCCGTCGATGTGATTGTACGCTTAACGAATCCTCTGCCCATACCGCTTAAGAAGGGTATGTTCTATATTGAGGGACCGGGCATTGAGAAAGCATTGCGGTTTAAG ATCGCCGAAATCCCCGTGGGTGGTACCGCTGCTTCCACTTTCAAATATGTGCCACCATATGCTGGACGCGGTACATTGTTGGCCAAATTCAATTGTAAAGAACTCGACGATGTTGACGGTTATACACATTACGAAATTGAGCCCCGACCGGAGGATATTATCAATAATGGCACACATATTTCACATAACATTATAAGACGCCGTACTGATGTCATAGCTTGA